In Litoreibacter ponti, the genomic stretch GATGTCCCGGTAAACGCCATTTCGCTGCGCAGCATTTCACCCCCGGCAATGACGACCTTCGGCACGCCGTAAGCCTGCGAAATCCGGAAAAACGTCACGCGTCCCGGCTTCAGCGTGAACTCGTAGAGCAGCGCCTGTTTGCGGTTGGTGTGTACTGTCGCCATTGGCTCATCATCGGTCATCGAGACGGGGGCTTGGCCGCAATGCCACACGACACCTGTATCGGATTCAGCGTCCATATCAACCAGATCGGCAAGAAAAACAGGGCTATCACAGACTCTCTGCAAGATCGCCTGCGTCACCGCGCCATAGACATCCGCCTCGCAAGCGCAAGGCACACGCGCCTCGCCCATCATCGAGACAGGGCCGCAAACGGCGCCACCGTATTCGGTGAAAGTCTCCGGCCAGCAGCGGATTGCAAAGGCGTCGTAGTCGTTTTCGCTGCGCAGCATTTCAAGCGCGCTGGCAAGACGCAATGAGCGATCCAACTCGCCCTGATCCATGTCCTTCAGGTTCGGCACGGCCGCCACCTTGTCGCGGTAGGGGGCGACCGCAGCATCGTCCAACCCCCGCGCCGCGGCGAACATCTGGTCCAGCTCCAGCTCGTCCACAGAGGCCCCAGTCAGCGCCTCCAACTCCGCCTTGTCATAAGCGCAGGTATCGAACCCCACGGGATGCGCACCGATCCGCGCGATACGCAAATGAGGCACTGGATTCTCCACCGCCGCGACGCCCGGCTCCTCACCGTCAAGGCGCGACACCGCGTTTTTCCCGGCAAGCAAGCCGGCCAAATCCGCATCACCCGGATCGCCATAGAGCCAGCCGAAGCCTACCCCATTGCGGCCCAAGGCATGGCCCGCAAGGTTCAGCCCGCAAAACGCGTTAAGCCGCAGTCGCCCGCCCAGTCGCGGCTCCGGCACCGCCCAAATTGCGAGCGGCACGCCCAGCTTCGACGCCTCCACTACGAAGGCGGCATCCGTAAAGGTCACCTGCAGGACCAACACCAGATCGGCCTGCGCGACCTGCGATAACGCATCCGGCGACGGCTCCATCAGCAGAGCGCGCGGCCCGATGACCTCGTGGCCCTCCGCAGAGGCCAGCGCGTCGATCTTCGCCAGCATGCCCGCCAGCTTTTCCTCGGCATAAGGCACATCGAAGGTTGGTCGCCCCAGCGGCAGCAATCCGATTTTCATCTAGAGGCCCTCGTAGCCGTGACGGAAGCTCGCATCCGCAGGCTTGAACTGCGCGCCGCCCGCGCCCCAGCATGCGTGCTGGTCCCAGGGCGTAGCTTTCGCATCCGCCAGGGCCGAGATTTCGGCCATGTAGGCCGCGCTTTCGCCTTCAAGGCCCGCGCGTATGGCATCCCAATCGGGAAACGCCTGAAACGCATCCAGCCAGATCGCGCGGCCCGCCAGGAAACCCGACGCACCAGCGGCAAAGGCATGCTCGAGGATCGCCTTGAACTCCGGCTTGCCCGCGCCCGCGCTCAGCATCACCCAAGGCCGCCCGGCAAGACGCCCCATCTCGTCGAACAGGGCTTGAACACCGTCGGTCTGGGCAACATCCTTGGCTGGCACCGGGCTTTCCAGCTTGAACACATCCACGCCGAAATCCGCGCCCGAGAACGCTTCCACCGAGCGCAGCACATCGTCGGCGCGCTTGGTGTTCATCTCGATATATTCGCTGGTCTGCTCAGTATCGCTGTCGAGCGGGTGCACCAGCAGCTCGAACAGGAACGGGATGTCATATTTGGCGCAGGCCTCGCCGATGCGCTTGGTCCAATCCCGCTGATGTTGGCAGACAGTCGGGTCTGCGTCCGGGCGATACCACGCCAGCACCTTCACGGCATCGCCGCCCATCCGCTTGATCTTGCCCACGTCCCAGTCGTCGATCATGGAGGATTTGCGGCCATTGCCGGTCTCTTCGAACAGCGAATCCTCCAGCGTCACGATCAACCCCTTCGTGGGCGACAGGTGTTTCAGCCCCACAGGGATCGCGTAATGCGGATCGAGCAGCATCGCGCTTGAGCCCTCTTGCAGCGTCTCAACCAGCATCGCCTTGAACCGCGCGACGTCCTCATACGGGGCCGCGTCGGTGCCGTAATGGGCGGCAATTGGGCCTTTGATCGGCGGGCGCTGGTCCACCGCGGTCATCTTGAATAGCCCGCCCGCATCGGCCATGCGGCGCATGCCCCAAAGTTTGCCTGCCGTCAGTTCCATTGGTCTCTCTCTTTCAGAAATTCGATCACTTGGTCCCGGGTCGGCGTCGCGCGGCGACCGCCTGCCCCTTCGCATTTCAAACTCGCCGCCGCTTGCGCGAAACGCATGGCGTCGCGGGTGGTCCTGCCCTCGGCCAGCATCAGCGCGAAGGCACCGTGCCACACGTCCCCTGCGCCGAGCGTGTCCTTGACCACCACCAGATGCGCGTCCAGATGCCCGGGCGCGTCGTCGATCCAATCCACTCCATTCGCGCCGCGCGTTACCGCCACGAAAACGCCCAAAGCGCGGTGCGCCTCCTCGAGGTTCCGATACGTGTCGTCCAAGCCCTGCTCCGAGAACACGATATGGCTCGCCGCGCGCATCATCGCCTCGCTTACCGGTGCCTCGCCATCGAGCACACAAGGCACGCCAAGCTCTCTCCCTCGCGCGAAGGCCGCCAGCGTGGCCTCTTCCCATCGCGTGTCAGCCAGCACGGCGTCGGCGGTGAATTGGCACGGCTTCGGCACTTCGCACAGCCCCTCGCCGCGGAACGCCATGATTTGCCGCTCACCCGCCGCGTCCACATAGACCGATGACACCGCCGACCGGCCCGGGGTCAGCTCCAACGCGGTCAGGTCCACGCCCTCGCGCCGCAGGTCATCGCAGACCAGATCGCAGACCTCGTCCTGCCCGAAGCGCGCCAGCAATTGCGCGTGACCGCCCAGGCGTTGCACCGCCACGGCGGCGTTGGCGGCACATCCACCGCCCACCAGATCCAGCCCGTCGGCCTGAAACTTTTCACCGCCGACCGGCAAACTCTCCATCCGATAGACAAAATCCAAAACGGCGCTGCCCGCCACGAAGACCCGCGCCATCAATCCACCGCCAGCCCGCTGGGCACCGTCTCTGGCCGCCCGAGCCGCCCATAGCGGCTGTCGCCGCCGCTCAGCGCATGCATGAAGGCCACCAGATCGGCCACCTGCGCGTCTGTCAAATCGACCGGCGTAATGTCGAGTTTGGCGCGCTGTCGCGCCATCTCGCGGCTGTCACTCTGGATCACGAAATCGATCTTCTCGACCGCCGGTGCCTTTGGCAGCCGTGCCATCGCGGGCGTCCACTGATCGAGGCTCGCGCGCGGATCGAGGTGGTGCCGTATGATCCCCTCGAGCGTCGGGAAGGCCCCATTGTGCCCGTAGGGCGCAGTCAACGCGACATTGCGTAGGGACGGCGTGCGAAAACGGTATGCATCGTCCAGATCGTTGCTTTCGGCCATCCGCCCCACGTCGCGCGGGATCGGATCAAACCGCCGCGTGCGGCCCGGCCCGAAGGCGGGCAGGCCAATGGCGTGGAAATCGTGATCCGTCTGGAACGGCCCGGAATGGCAGGTTGAGCAGCCCGCCTCGCCGTAGAACAGCTCCGCCCCGCGGGTCTGTGCGGGCGTCATCGTTCCCAGATCATAGGGACTGTCGAAGCTGCGCCATTCGCTGTCCATGAACGACGCCAGCGCGTTCACGATATCGGCGATCTTGGCTTCCTGGACCCCGATCTGTGTAAACATCTCCCGGTATGCCGGGATCGCGCGCACGCGCTTCGACAGGATCGGCCATGCGTAGTCGATCCGGTCATGGATCGCGCCCGCGACCTCGTTTTCTTTTGGATTGCCGGCCATCTCGAACTGCGCGGTCAGCGGGAACAGCGCCTGTGCGGCCAGTAAACTGTCGAGCCCTTCGGGCAGCCATTCCTCGGCAGGTGAGTTGATCCCGTTGCCGTAATCTTCCGACGCGGAGACGCGCCCGTCATGGAAGAACACCGTGAACTCCTTGGCCCCGATGTTCCAAAGCGCGGGCGCGTGGCGCGGCACGCGTTTCTTGATCCCGTCCGGCCCGACGACGCGCTGCGGCCCCAGACCCACGCCGCCTTCGCCGATCCCAAGGCTCAAGCCATCGGCAGAGAACAGGTCATGGTGGTGGCAGGTCCCGCAAGAAATGTTGCGATTGCCCGACAGGATCGGGTCGTAGAACAGCAGCTGGCCCAGCTTCGCCTCGGCGGTGTCGAACTCCGGGTACATCTCTGGCGTAACCCGCTCCCACGCCATTGCAGGCCCGGCGATGCAAAGGCACACTGCCCCAAACAGGAGAGAGACATGCGCGCGATTGCCCTTTTGCTTTTGATGGCCCTGCCCGCCCACGCTGATATCGAGAAGGCCCGCGACCTGATGGAGTCGAGCCAGTTTGAGGCCGCCTATGAGGCGCTCTGGCCCGCCGCCCGCTCCGGCAATGCCGACGCCGAAGAGCTGATCGGCGTCATGTACGCCCTTGGTCTTGGTGTCGAAAAGGATCCGGTCCGCGCCTTCGAGTGGTACTTGCGCAGCTCCATGAAGGGCCACCCCGGCGCGCAGTCCGGCCTCGGCTGGTACTACGAGGTCGGCATCGGCACCGGCATCGATCTGACCCGCGCCTACATGTGGTACGCGCTCAGCGCCATTGGCGGCGACCCCGACGCGGCGATCTCCCAAGAGGAGGTGGTCAAGAAGATGACGAAGGCGCAAATTGAGCATGCCCATGAGTTGATCGCAGATTACAAGGTTTGGATGTATCCGTTCCGGTAACGGTTTCATCTTGGCTCAGATAGACCCGCGCGCAGGCCCATGTGAGGCAAGACGAAGCGGGAGCACCAAAGCCCCCGCTTCACCTTTGAACACTTAGTTCAGGTCTTTGGCCAGATCGGCGTCGATCTCTGCCTCTGCCTCAGCCACGGCTGCGGTCAGGGCGTCGAAGATTTCCGGGCCGCCGTCGACATTGGCTTTGAACCAGTCAAACACCGGGGCGGCTGCCTCTTTGAACGCGGCCTTTTCTTCCGGGGTCGGCACGTAGAGATTGCCGCCGCCTTCCACGAAGTCCGCGTAGGCCTGGATCGACTTGCGCTTGGGCGAAGCGAAGGTGGCCTGTTGCAGGGCGGCAAAGCCGTCTACCACGACGCGGCGCATGCCCTCATCCATCGACATGAACTTGTCGTTGTTCATGAACCACAGCGCGCCCATGTAGGCGTGGCCGTCCAGCGTCACATATTGCAGACCCGCATCGGGGAATTTCATGCCCATGATGTCGGTGATGCCGTTCTTGGAGCCTTCCACAACGCCCGTCTGGAACGAGGTGAACAGCTCGGGCCACGGGATCGGCGTGGGCGCTGCGCCAAGGGCCTTCACAAGCTCTTGCGGCAGGTCGGCCACCACGGTGCGGATTTTCAGGCCTTCCATATCAGAAGGCTTCTGAATGGGCCGCTGCGTGTTGGCGAAGTTGCGCCAGCCGCCGGTGTTGCCGATGGTCATCAGGCGAATTTGGTCGCCGGAGGCGGCCAGCGCCATCTCACGCATCTTGCGGGTGAAGTCACCTGACAGCACGGCCTCGGCCACGCGGTCGTCGCGCATCAGGTAGGGCAGGTCCAGAACCTGAACGAAGGGGAAGATGCCCGCAGCACCACCGGAGGTGGAGATGTAGACGTCGATCGACCCATCCGCGATGCCCTGCAGGCATTCCGCGCCGTTGGCGCAAAGCTGGGTGCCGATGAACAGCTCAACCTCAATGGCGCCGTTCGATGCCTTTTCGACATAGTCCTTGAAGACGACCAGACCGTCATAGTCCTCGTCGTTCTCGTTAGAGTTGGCTGTCGCGCGGATGGTCATCTTGTGGCCGTCGGCATAGGCCGTGAAGCCCATCGCCGCCATGCCAGCAGCCAGCGCCGCGGTCTTGAACAGTTTTCCGAGTTTCATTTAGGTAATCCTCCCTTTGGATTTCTTGATTATGCGATGAAGCCGAACAGCCGCGGCAGAAACAGCGAGATGGCCGGCACGTAGGTGATCAGGAATATAACCGCGACCTCCACCGCCAGGAACGGCAGGATCGCTTTCGAGATGCTCTCGACCCGTTCGCCCGACACTGAAGACGCCACGAACAGCACCAGTCCCATGGGCGGCGTCGCCAGACCTACGGTCAAGTTGACGGACATGATGATGGCGAAGTGCACCGGGTGCACGCCCAGCTCCAGAAAGATCGGGGCGAGGATCGGGCCAAGGATGATGATCGCGGGACCTGCATCTAGGAACATGCCGACGACAAAGAGCAGCAGGTTGATCAGGAACAACAGCACAAGCGGGTTCTGCGACAGGGTCAGAATGAACTCGGCCAATTGCTCCGGTGCGTGGGACAGCGACACAACCGTCTTGAACGCCATTGCGGCGCCCACCAACAGCAGAACGACCGACGAGGTCAGCGCCGCTTTCAGCAGCACCTCTGGTACGTCTTTGACGCCCATTGAGCGCAGCAGGAACAGCGATACAAACAGCGCATAGGCCACGGCGACGGCACTTGCCTCGGTGGGCGTGAAGACCCCGCCTAAGATGCCGCCCAGAATGATGACGGGCGTCAGCAGCGGGAAGAACGCTTTCAGCGAGGCTTGGCCCTTCTCACCCCAAGTCGCCCGCTCGCGCGAGGCCGGGAAGTCCGCGCCTTTCGCCAGATAGGACGTGACCATCATCAGGCCGACGCCCACAAGGATGCCCGGGATGATACCAGCAAGGAACAACGCCGCCACGCTCTCGCCCATGACGTAGGAATAGATGATCATGATGCCGGAGGGCGGGATGATCGGCCCGATCACCGAAGACGCGGCGGTCACGGCGGCGGCAAAGCGACGCGAATAGCCCTCTTTCTCCATCGCCGGGATCAGCATTGAGCCCAGCGCAGAGGTGTCGGCCACTGCCGAGCCTGACAGCCCCGCAAACAGCATTGACGATAGGATATTCACCTGCGCCAGCCCGCCCCGCAGATGGCCCACACAGGCCTGCGAAAACTCGACCAACCGCATCGTGATACCACCCCGGTTCATCATCTCGCCCGCCAGCATGAAGAACGGGATCGCCATCAGCGGGAAGCTGTCCATGCCGTTGTAGACATTGCGGTAGAGCAGCGCCAAGTCGCGTTCCTGCCCGTTCATCCACAGCAAGATCCCCGGCGCGGCCAGCAGGCCGAAGAACACCGGCAGGCCGATCATCAGGAACAGCAGGAAGAGCGGCAGGAACCAGACCAGCATCTAGTCGGCCTCCATCGCGAACATCGGCTTGACCGGGGGCACGTCGTCCTCGCGGTCAAAGAGCGTCAGGAAGGCGCGCAGCACCAGCTCGATATTGACCGCCACCAGCAGGCAAACGCCCACGAACATGCTCAGATACATCCAGGCAAGCTTGATGCGCTGTATCCCCTCGCCGCCCCAAATGGCGCGCGGTATCTTCAGCGACGACGAGTTGAAGAGCCAGCCGGAATTGACGTGGTTCCAGCCCAATTGCACCGCGGTGACCAGCACCAGCATCGCGACGAGCAGCAAAACAAAGGACAGGATTGCGCCGACTTTCTTCGGCAATAGCTCCGGCACCATGTCGATGGCGACGAAGCCGCCCCAGCGATACGCACTCGGTGCGGCGAGGCCCGCCATCCACAACATCATGAAGCGCGCAGCCTCTTCCGACCACGGCAACGCGTCGTTCAAGACATAGCGAAAGACCACCTGCAACAGGATCACCAGCACCATGAGGCCCATCAGCACGATCGCGATCTGCCGACCCACAGCAAGCACGGCGCTGTTCAGCGCGGCCAGAAGAGCGGTGGCTTTGGCGATAACGAGCATTAATCCTCCCAGACGCGCGTTAGTTTCGAGTTGGGCGCAAGCGAAAACGTGAGTCAAGCATTAACGACGACCAGGTCCACCTCGGCGGCCTCACAAAGTGGCGCGACCCAGCCCGGCACGCCGTCATCGGTGACGACCGTGTGCACGCCCTCCAGCGTGCCAAGGGTCACCGGGGCAGACCGCGCGCATTTGGAACTATCGAGCGCGAGGATCACATGGCGCGCGCCTGCCATCATGGCGCGGCAGACCTGCACCTCGGCCAGATCGAAATCCAGAAGCGCGCCATCTTCCGACAGCGCTGCAGCGCCGATCACGGCGTAGTCGACCCGGAACTGCCGGATGTAATCCACCGCCTCCGCGCCCAGAATCGCGCCATCTGACCGGCGCACGATGCCCCCCGGAACGATGACCTCCAACCCGGGATAAGCTCTTAATTTTGATGCCATATCGACGTTATCTGTCACGACGCGAAGCTGCGAATGGCCCGACAGCATCCGGGCCACTTGGCCCGTGGTCGTGCCCGCATTGAGGAAGATCGCACAGCCTTCCGGGATGCGCCCCGCGACGGCGGCCCCGATGGCCTGTTTCTCGCGCAGCGCGTCCGCCTCCCGGGTCGACAGCGCCATATGCTCGACCCCACCCACCAATGTCGCACCACCGTGAAAGCGCACGACATGGTGCAGCTCTGCCAGCCGCTCAAGATCCTTTCGGATGGTCTGTGGCGTGGTCGCAAAGCTGTCGGACAGGTCATCGACCCGCACGCGTTTCTGCGCCTCGATAAGCCTCAATATTTTTCGCTGCCGTGGGCTGAGCATCGCGTAATCCGATCTTCGAGTCGCGCCAACCTGACGCAATACCGAAAA encodes the following:
- a CDS encoding L-fucose/L-arabinose isomerase family protein encodes the protein MKIGLLPLGRPTFDVPYAEEKLAGMLAKIDALASAEGHEVIGPRALLMEPSPDALSQVAQADLVLVLQVTFTDAAFVVEASKLGVPLAIWAVPEPRLGGRLRLNAFCGLNLAGHALGRNGVGFGWLYGDPGDADLAGLLAGKNAVSRLDGEEPGVAAVENPVPHLRIARIGAHPVGFDTCAYDKAELEALTGASVDELELDQMFAAARGLDDAAVAPYRDKVAAVPNLKDMDQGELDRSLRLASALEMLRSENDYDAFAIRCWPETFTEYGGAVCGPVSMMGEARVPCACEADVYGAVTQAILQRVCDSPVFLADLVDMDAESDTGVVWHCGQAPVSMTDDEPMATVHTNRKQALLYEFTLKPGRVTFFRISQAYGVPKVVIAGGEMLRSEMAFTGTSGVVRFDHAAQKVLRDVMDSGLEHHMAIAYGDHRDALRRIAAGMGLPVIELGAA
- a CDS encoding tagatose 1,6-diphosphate aldolase, with amino-acid sequence MELTAGKLWGMRRMADAGGLFKMTAVDQRPPIKGPIAAHYGTDAAPYEDVARFKAMLVETLQEGSSAMLLDPHYAIPVGLKHLSPTKGLIVTLEDSLFEETGNGRKSSMIDDWDVGKIKRMGGDAVKVLAWYRPDADPTVCQHQRDWTKRIGEACAKYDIPFLFELLVHPLDSDTEQTSEYIEMNTKRADDVLRSVEAFSGADFGVDVFKLESPVPAKDVAQTDGVQALFDEMGRLAGRPWVMLSAGAGKPEFKAILEHAFAAGASGFLAGRAIWLDAFQAFPDWDAIRAGLEGESAAYMAEISALADAKATPWDQHACWGAGGAQFKPADASFRHGYEGL
- a CDS encoding PfkB family carbohydrate kinase: MARVFVAGSAVLDFVYRMESLPVGGEKFQADGLDLVGGGCAANAAVAVQRLGGHAQLLARFGQDEVCDLVCDDLRREGVDLTALELTPGRSAVSSVYVDAAGERQIMAFRGEGLCEVPKPCQFTADAVLADTRWEEATLAAFARGRELGVPCVLDGEAPVSEAMMRAASHIVFSEQGLDDTYRNLEEAHRALGVFVAVTRGANGVDWIDDAPGHLDAHLVVVKDTLGAGDVWHGAFALMLAEGRTTRDAMRFAQAAASLKCEGAGGRRATPTRDQVIEFLKERDQWN
- a CDS encoding cytochrome-c peroxidase gives rise to the protein MAWERVTPEMYPEFDTAEAKLGQLLFYDPILSGNRNISCGTCHHHDLFSADGLSLGIGEGGVGLGPQRVVGPDGIKKRVPRHAPALWNIGAKEFTVFFHDGRVSASEDYGNGINSPAEEWLPEGLDSLLAAQALFPLTAQFEMAGNPKENEVAGAIHDRIDYAWPILSKRVRAIPAYREMFTQIGVQEAKIADIVNALASFMDSEWRSFDSPYDLGTMTPAQTRGAELFYGEAGCSTCHSGPFQTDHDFHAIGLPAFGPGRTRRFDPIPRDVGRMAESNDLDDAYRFRTPSLRNVALTAPYGHNGAFPTLEGIIRHHLDPRASLDQWTPAMARLPKAPAVEKIDFVIQSDSREMARQRAKLDITPVDLTDAQVADLVAFMHALSGGDSRYGRLGRPETVPSGLAVD
- a CDS encoding tetratricopeptide repeat protein; amino-acid sequence: MRAIALLLLMALPAHADIEKARDLMESSQFEAAYEALWPAARSGNADAEELIGVMYALGLGVEKDPVRAFEWYLRSSMKGHPGAQSGLGWYYEVGIGTGIDLTRAYMWYALSAIGGDPDAAISQEEVVKKMTKAQIEHAHELIADYKVWMYPFR
- the dctP gene encoding TRAP transporter substrate-binding protein DctP, whose translation is MKLGKLFKTAALAAGMAAMGFTAYADGHKMTIRATANSNENDEDYDGLVVFKDYVEKASNGAIEVELFIGTQLCANGAECLQGIADGSIDVYISTSGGAAGIFPFVQVLDLPYLMRDDRVAEAVLSGDFTRKMREMALAASGDQIRLMTIGNTGGWRNFANTQRPIQKPSDMEGLKIRTVVADLPQELVKALGAAPTPIPWPELFTSFQTGVVEGSKNGITDIMGMKFPDAGLQYVTLDGHAYMGALWFMNNDKFMSMDEGMRRVVVDGFAALQQATFASPKRKSIQAYADFVEGGGNLYVPTPEEKAAFKEAAAPVFDWFKANVDGGPEIFDALTAAVAEAEAEIDADLAKDLN
- a CDS encoding TRAP transporter large permease, whose amino-acid sequence is MLVWFLPLFLLFLMIGLPVFFGLLAAPGILLWMNGQERDLALLYRNVYNGMDSFPLMAIPFFMLAGEMMNRGGITMRLVEFSQACVGHLRGGLAQVNILSSMLFAGLSGSAVADTSALGSMLIPAMEKEGYSRRFAAAVTAASSVIGPIIPPSGIMIIYSYVMGESVAALFLAGIIPGILVGVGLMMVTSYLAKGADFPASRERATWGEKGQASLKAFFPLLTPVIILGGILGGVFTPTEASAVAVAYALFVSLFLLRSMGVKDVPEVLLKAALTSSVVLLLVGAAMAFKTVVSLSHAPEQLAEFILTLSQNPLVLLFLINLLLFVVGMFLDAGPAIIILGPILAPIFLELGVHPVHFAIIMSVNLTVGLATPPMGLVLFVASSVSGERVESISKAILPFLAVEVAVIFLITYVPAISLFLPRLFGFIA
- a CDS encoding TRAP transporter small permease; translation: MLVIAKATALLAALNSAVLAVGRQIAIVLMGLMVLVILLQVVFRYVLNDALPWSEEAARFMMLWMAGLAAPSAYRWGGFVAIDMVPELLPKKVGAILSFVLLLVAMLVLVTAVQLGWNHVNSGWLFNSSSLKIPRAIWGGEGIQRIKLAWMYLSMFVGVCLLVAVNIELVLRAFLTLFDREDDVPPVKPMFAMEAD
- a CDS encoding DeoR family transcriptional regulator, encoding MGRRLAYSTPVSASDLPDLYGRGRNSKAPLRKRLSLFSVLRQVGATRRSDYAMLSPRQRKILRLIEAQKRVRVDDLSDSFATTPQTIRKDLERLAELHHVVRFHGGATLVGGVEHMALSTREADALREKQAIGAAVAGRIPEGCAIFLNAGTTTGQVARMLSGHSQLRVVTDNVDMASKLRAYPGLEVIVPGGIVRRSDGAILGAEAVDYIRQFRVDYAVIGAAALSEDGALLDFDLAEVQVCRAMMAGARHVILALDSSKCARSAPVTLGTLEGVHTVVTDDGVPGWVAPLCEAAEVDLVVVNA